The Paenibacillus polymyxa M1 DNA segment CCGATTTGTGTAATGCCCATGATTTATACCCTGGACGATAGATGGCTAACGGAATGGCGTTCTTGCTATCTATCGTTCCCCACACAGAACCGCCGCGAGTCATGAAAATTTCCGTCCACTCTCTCCAGTCAGCACCAGCAAAAGCAATTCGTGTATAGACACGACCTGGATTATCATGTGAAAAGTACATTTGAACAATAGCACCGCTGTCGTAATTCACCACAAGTTTGCCATAGGTATAGGCTCCGGGTGGATAGTTCGAAAAACCTGTCCATGCGGAAAGAGCCACATTGTAGCTACCCGATAGGGTGGCATCATTACAGTTTGCTGGTGCATTGCCTCGATTGCGATATGCGTTATTTGCTAGGCCATACGCAGAACTTACTGCACTCTCTGTAGCCGCTATATCATCCCGTGTACCGTTAACGGCCTTAGAGAGTTGGGTAACGCCCTTTTTAGTTAAAGATGCATTCTGAGTCTTCTCGGCTACCGTAGCGGACAAGTCTGTTACCTTTTCATCAATCTCAGTAACATTTCCCTGTACTGCCCGGAAGTCCGCTGCCGTGAAATTGCGTGCAATCCGTGTACTGACAGGCCAAGCACGGGCAACACCCTCATAGCCACGTACACAGCCTTTCAGAATGTTTTCCTCTACGCTTGTATACGTAATGGTTTCTGCTACATCCCCATTGCCTAAAACAGCAATACCCTCGCCCTGTAAAAGCACAGCGGCGTTGGCGACTGTAATTTCGGTTTGACTGTCTGTGATCAGTTCTGCAAGCTCAGTTTTAGGAGAGTTCACCACTGGTGGATACATTTTTTCCACGTTTCACACCTACCCTTCGTCTACTTTTATTTGCCCGGCCAGAAAC contains these protein-coding regions:
- a CDS encoding pyocin knob domain-containing protein; this translates as MYPPVVNSPKTELAELITDSQTEITVANAAVLLQGEGIAVLGNGDVAETITYTSVEENILKGCVRGYEGVARAWPVSTRIARNFTAADFRAVQGNVTEIDEKVTDLSATVAEKTQNASLTKKGVTQLSKAVNGTRDDIAATESAVSSAYGLANNAYRNRGNAPANCNDATLSGSYNVALSAWTGFSNYPPGAYTYGKLVVNYDSGAIVQMYFSHDNPGRVYTRIAFAGADWREWTEIFMTRGGSVWGTIDSKNAIPLAIYRPGYKSWALHKSDNGRVYISPSNTIDGTDWNFGNGLWIEEGNIGWQGGDLNSLKASSANLFSGNGSPEGAVSAPVGSLYRRLDGYAGETLYIKESGTGNTGWRAVK